A window of Miscanthus floridulus cultivar M001 chromosome 12, ASM1932011v1, whole genome shotgun sequence genomic DNA:
TGAAGGCTCCATTAAAGCCTATAATTTGTCATAGTAAGATAATAATTGCTCCGCTTTTGTGTATACACAttttcaagaagaagaaaaatattatGACTTTCTGATGTACCACTGGTTTTCACCTATATAATCGTTTCCCGTTTCAGATATCAATGAGTGTTTACAGCCGAAGGTAACATGCCGTGGAACCTGCGTCAATGTGCCAGGAACATACAAATGCTCACCAAAGAAAAGCATCAGGAGCCTTCCAGGTACCAAATACATCTTGCTTGAAATAAAATTTTCCTTCAACGCGTACGACGTATCTCGTGTTCCTCCAGTGACACTGATGAACCACCTGCCAAGGATAATCCACCATGTACATGAAGGGCACACAATAAAAATGATTGGCTAAAAATTTCAAATATTTCTCCCCAGTAAACCATGTGGCTGGAAAAAATAAACTAAatgcccaccccccccccccccaaaaaaaaaaacaaatgttcCCTATGCTTTTAAATATAGACGCCTAGGACAAGCTAATTTGTTCAAAGACTAATTACCTTGTCCTAACATCATACAACTAAAATCAAAAGGAGTATTAACATTCTATATGGTACAATTTAGTAATTTGAAAAGTTCCTCATATATGTATTGTAAACCTTTGGGTTATCTTCTACAGGTTTAATCACTGTAATAGCAATCAGTGGTGGTTTTGGACTACTATTTTCACTTCTTGGTGTTACCAAAGTCACCAAAAAACTTAAGCAACGAAGTGCCAGGAAGCTGAAACAAAAGTTTTTCAAGAGAAACCATGGATTGCTTCTCGAACAATTGATCTCTTCAAACAAAGATATAGCCGAAAGGACGAAGGTTTTCAGCTTAGAAGAGCTAGAGCAAGCAACCAATAAATTTGATCATAATCGAATcctcggtggtggaggccatGGCACAGTATATAAAGGCATTTTAGCCGATCAACGCGTTGTGGCCATAAAAAGGTCCAAAATTGTGGTTCAAAGGGAAATCGATCAATTCATAAATGAGGTCGTCATACTTTCACAAACTAACCACAGAAATGTGGTGAAGCTCTTTGGTTGTTGCCTCGAGACTGAAGTCCCCTTACTAGTTTTTGAGTTCATATCAAATGGGACCTTATCCTATCATCTTCATGGACAAAGCGAAAGCTCTTTGCCATGGAAAGATAGATTGAGGATTGCACTAGAAATTGCAAGGGCAATCACATATCTACATTGTGCAGCTTCCATATCGGTGTTCCATAGAGATATCAAATCTGCAAATATACTGCTTACTGATACTTTAATAGCAAAAGTGTCAGACTTTGGAGCTTCAAGGTCAATTTCAATAGATGAAACAGGAATACATACGGCCATCCAAGGAACTCATGGTTACCTTGATCCTGAATATTATTACACTAGTCGACTCACCGACAAGAGTGATGTTTACAGCTTTGGTGTAATCTTAGCAGAGCTACTAACAAGTGTTAAACCGGTATTCTCTACTCATTCGTCAGAAGTCAAAAGCCTAGCATCACACTTCGTGTCAGTGATAAAAGACTATCGTTTGTTAGATATTCTAGACACACAAATTGTTGAAGAGGGAGGGGCTGAAGATGCCGAGGTTGTTGCAAGGCTTGCAGAAGCATGCTTAAGCTTAAAAGGTGAAGAAAGGCCTACAATGAGGCAAGTGGAGACAACACTTGAAGATGTGCTAGGATCAAAGGTCCACTCCAGTTCTCAAGTTTCAAGGACAATTCAAATTGTTCTTAAAGATCAGACACACAACCGAAGCAAAGGCAATGAAGGAACTAGACTATACAGCTTGGAGAAAGAGTTCATACAGTCATCTGAAATTCCAAGATGATATTTGCTTTTGTGGGTTCATATCTTATTTAGTAATTTTGAGTACCATTTTACAAACTTGGCGTCAATTGTAAACTTAGAGATATAGCCTTGTGCGCCCCCACAATATTATGGTTGATGTAGAACTAATAAGTTATTTACCAGTAAATAAGTGAACTTTGTTCATTTTGTTATGTAT
This region includes:
- the LOC136498214 gene encoding putative wall-associated receptor kinase-like 11, which translates into the protein MVPIFRRATIGWMSLQLLAAAALALAGPPVTLPGCRESCGEVSVPYPFGIGVGCFHEGFGLTCDDTQQPPKLLLLGNGVEVEVLDISLPDGTVRINSNVSFSASDSDSPEFNGTWSLPHASGPFVVSITLNWFVAVGCNIFAQLIPVGSEKNTSICGAMCVGNMLDDAMSACSGIGLCRTPIKGLAPSYSIKVLSSVQTSTPTSRLLDTTHAAAFIVDKAWYRIYRSDMPGSITSLDYWPQSVPAVLEWWFDLNRAQDLYLFSGLDDPRGNRCISSNSFAHYIDDENHKRIRCNCSQGYEGNPYITDGCQDINECLQPKVTCRGTCVNVPGTYKCSPKKSIRSLPGLITVIAISGGFGLLFSLLGVTKVTKKLKQRSARKLKQKFFKRNHGLLLEQLISSNKDIAERTKVFSLEELEQATNKFDHNRILGGGGHGTVYKGILADQRVVAIKRSKIVVQREIDQFINEVVILSQTNHRNVVKLFGCCLETEVPLLVFEFISNGTLSYHLHGQSESSLPWKDRLRIALEIARAITYLHCAASISVFHRDIKSANILLTDTLIAKVSDFGASRSISIDETGIHTAIQGTHGYLDPEYYYTSRLTDKSDVYSFGVILAELLTSVKPVFSTHSSEVKSLASHFVSVIKDYRLLDILDTQIVEEGGAEDAEVVARLAEACLSLKGEERPTMRQVETTLEDVLGSKVHSSSQVSRTIQIVLKDQTHNRSKGNEGTRLYSLEKEFIQSSEIPR